The genomic window GGGTTTAAGAGCATCACCACCAGCCCCAGACCCTGCCCATGTTTCTTCTCCACCATCACCTCCATAATTGTATCAAAATTCCCAGGTTATTCTAATGGTCCAGACCATTATCTTATGGtctattcttcaatttgttttccccaaagattttttttttttagtggagagaaaatattttaggtatgAAGATTAGTGTATCAGTCACTCGGAGTTAATAACAGCCGTAACGATAACAAATGCTTTGAATGTTTTACGTGTACTCACACGGCAGAGCTGAAAATTCTATTGTGGCAACAGATTTTCGAACCATTAGTCATGCAAGGAATTTAGCCTGATTTTtctaaaactaaatgaaatttttctcttgagTCTCATGATACCTGATGGTAGAAGGTAACTTTCTGGTCAATTTCAGCAGAGACCACGAGCAACATGTGGTCCCGTTGCCAAACACACCCAGGGAAGGAGGCTGCAGTGCTGGGGAGCCTGAGGTTGCTGGGGTGAAGGGTGAGGACCATGTCTGTTGGACCACTTGTGGACGATACATCCAGGCCCGAGTGAGGAAGCCAGCCTTCTGGTCATCTTAAATGCTGCCTGAGAGAACAGCCTGAAGAAACGAGGCGGTCTCCGTGGAACAGTGGGCTGCCGGATTCCAAGGCACTGAGTGGACACCAGCAGCCAGCCAGGGAGACAGCGATCTTCAACATGATGGCAAAATGCCTCCAAAGGTCAGCTTTATACACCTGCCGCTCCCTGAGAGCCGGTATGCCCGTCCACAACAATGACAGTGGAGTAGCAGGAATGTTTCTGCTgatcccacccctccttccccaccaccctgTGACTCTGAAAGAGCTGGAGCCAAACTCAAAGTGGAGTGACTGTAACAGGGAAGTATAAGTCTGACTCCACGTTAGAtccatttctttcactttgaCCTTTGTATCTATTGCTTTTGCTTCCAGTTCATCACTAAAGGGATGTagcctataagcttaaattatacaaaatggtgcatctctgggaaccctgtcTCCTAGataatgagcattaagctaaaatatctttgtatttagctcacaggaaacatctgACCAGGCCCACTTGGGAATGgatgcaggaaggaagaaattaacacggCCCCTCTGGAGGCTGACTGGAGCCAGGAAATatttgactttactccctcccctttgAGTATAAAGGAAGCCCCAATTCTAactcagggaagatggttctttgggacactagtccaccatcttctcgaCCTGctgctttctgaataaaatcattatttcttgTCCCAACACCTCATCCCTTGATTTACTGACCTGTTGTACAGTGAGCAGTACATGCTTGGGCTCAGTGacgtgagtgggtgggtggatgaggaATAAAGCCCTAgacagaaaaaataatcctaGATGGATTTCTTCTCCCCTTTTTCAGTAGCTTTTGGCCATACTTTTTGAGGGACAGCTAGCTTTCCAGACAGGGGaaatgctttaaatttaaaaggcatttgaaaatctTGACCAGTATGTAGAATCCAACTTTTGATTAGGTGTGTGTCTTTGATGAAAAGGACcagagaaatctttaaaaatctcaatACGACTAGGGAAGTCCTGCCTGAGTTtttatccaaaggagttgaaaagaGCTACTAGGTCCACAGAGCAGTGGGGAGAATGATTAAAACTGGTTTCTGATTTTATCTGCTGAGCATGGTTTCTGCATTGTATTTGTAATATCAATATACTAGCTACaccaataattatattttttaaactgaagtgtagttgacttacaatgttgttagtctcttttttccttatttttattgtttttatttttatttttttattcatttaattgattactttatttatttattttttttattcagtcagttaccatgtgtcagtttctggtgtacagcacagtgtcccagtcatgcatatgcatattctggtgtacagcatagtgattcagttacatgtatattcattttcatattctttaccagtataggttattacaagatattgaatatagttccctgtgctatacagtagggccttgctgtttatctattttatgtagtagtagcttgtatctgctagtcccaaactctcaatttatccttccactctccctctcccctttgtaaccataaatttttctctatgcctgtgagtctctttctcttttgtaaataagttcattggtctCATTTCTTACATtgtacatataagtgatatcatatgatattcgtTTTTCTCCATctaattacttcacttagtatgatagtctctgGGTCCTTTCATATTTCAACAATAAGTCAATGAACTGGTTCCTAACTCTACCAGACAGCATCCCCTTGGTGCAATGGTGACTCCCTGTCAAGATGTATGTGCTGGGAGAAGGGCCTCCCAGAAGTTCGATATGGTGTCAGGGACAAAAACACTCTAAATTTTCATCCTATCACCACTGTCTCATACAGGCGTCCCAAGAAACCCACGAGGTAAGTGCGACCATCATTCGTCTCTTTGACAAAGGAAATGAGGCTAGAGAGGAGGTGGGTTTCCTGTGCCTTCAGGAAGGACCAGAGCCAGGAAGCGAGAGGGTGGGACTCCAAGCCACGCCTCACCTTCTGAAGCCCTTTCCCTAAGTATTACCCTCTTCAGCCTCCACTAATCCCTCTTGTGCCTGGAAGGGAGGTGATATATTGGCCTTTTAATAAAAAGACATTTCGTTTGGGGGAGAGGTGCAGTCAACAAAATGTACTAACTTGACAGCTCTTATCTACTTCCTAAGCATTTCttcaccaaaaaaacaaacaaaaaactgcttTAGAAACAGCTGGTGGAGGCTTCTGTTTAGTATAACCCAGTCTCTGCCAaagacaattttaatttttagagtcaGGTCAGTTATTCTTCAGAAGGTATGAAAACAACAAGATAGTTTGAAAAACCAGCCTTGAGACAGTTTCCTTTGCAGAAGTTAATATTTACTAGCTAGAAAATAATTCTGTGCTTAGAGAAGGGTATCTTAAGAGTACTGGAACACCAAGGGAATTGACTGGATGCTTAAATTCTCATAAAGTTTAACCAAAATCGACAAGTACTTCCAGGCCTGTGTCAATATTGaaattgtttcttcttcctccacGTGGCAGAACTTGTCAAGAGGCAGAAAGGTCTGCGTTTAAGAGTGCTAAAGTAACAGTTCTGTTACAATATTTGGTATTTTACACTTggaaatttattcattctttccctCTATATTCCAATACCTTGACCCTTTTTTGCATCGTAAAAAGGCAAACTTGTTAGGATTGTACACCACACCCCAATCCcttacctgccccccacccccatagcACAACCTTCCTTTCCAGTGGGAAAACCTTCCCTGTCCCCGTCCTGCCCTGCCGTCCAGATTCTATTTGCTGTAGAAGGAAAATCTAAGTGAGACCAGAGGTTATCAACCCTGCCTCTGTGCCAGGACACACAAACCACCTAAACCAATCactaacctttttaaaaaaaaaaacaaaaaaccctccaaTCAGAGAGCATCCACAACTTCTTCTTGGGAACTGTTGCACCGGGCAGAGGCAACACTATAAACGTCTCTCCCCATCCATGTGCACTCTTATCTCTCggttctgttttttcccctcatttgcATTAACCCTTTCTTACCTTTTTATGAACTTCTAGACCTACGCTTCTCAGAAGGGGTGGGACACCCACGTCACTCTGCCCGTGGCCAGGATGGAAAGGTGAGTCCCTGGGAACCGGGGCACTGTAATCCTGGGCAGCCAGGACAGACAGAGAGCTGGTGGCATTCAGACTGCCGCTGAGCACACTCTCAACCCCTTTTAACTCCAAGAGACTCTCATCTCCAAGTCTATTTCCAAACAGGACGCTAGAGGGCTCCCAGGGGTTaaaaatcaatgggaaaaaacGATCTGAATGAAAACTGCTTCTATACGGCAtttgttttttccagaatttaaaatcaaagtttattgcttaaactattaaaaaaaaaaccctcaaaacttACACGTCTGAAAAGTGAGTTGTCAGTCGCCAGTGAAGAAGCAGCTGTTTTGCTTTGCAGTCAGTAATTTTCAAGGACGCTTTTGAAAGCTGAGCTATTTGAAATGTGGGACACTCTTGACCTTGAAGTATGTTCTACTTACATGCCTCAGCCTTTAAAAGTTCTTTGCATTAGAGTCAGGGATCGCATTCTTCCTGGAGCCAAGCACCGGGCCAGCCGTGTAAGTAAGTCCTTATCAGCCCTTGTTCTTTCTAATAATGTGACAGAATAGAGCTGGAgaggtctttgttttctttcagccgACTTtggtggaaagaaaagaaataaaaagcagtttgatgtgtgttttgcatttatgtgtgtgtgcctgtggatGAATACACGGAACTGCTTCCAAGATACGTAGGCATGTGTGGCTTTACATTATAATAACTCAATATATGCTAAGGGACTCTATTATGAAAAAAAGGATGGTACCATCCGATGAAGAGATTATGTTTCTGAATTTGCATGTGAATACTTGCTGCTTCTTCCCAAGTAGCTTTTTGGGACacaggactttttaaaataaatgtgagagagctataggtttttgtttttttttaaaactatttgttaCTGGTCTTAAATTATTTCTGactttcaaaaaaggaaaatctggaTTTGCTGAATTTTAACACTTTTCCTTCAGGATCGAGTTAAATGAGTCTAGTTACAAGTTATACAATGCTCTTGGATGTTAGTGGTTTGTTTTCACTCATTGAAACTGAAGGACAAATCTATAcatcttgtttctattttttaaacctcatttaaaaatgatttggcgGTGATGGTGATGACAAGAAAGGGTTCCGCTTTTTGCTTTCCTCTTGTGGAGGAACTGGACTAGTTTGAGACGGTGACTCAGTTAATGAAGTCCGTTTCCATTCATTCTTAGGAACAAGCCGCACTTCTTTTGGGGGAGACTGATAGAAGTTTAAAAGGTCGGCTGTGGCCAGTGTCAGAGACATTCCCGGCTCCATCACGCACCCTTCGAGTCCACCTCTGCCCACTGGAGACCACTTAGATACCCAAGCGGAGGCGACAGCTGCATTCAGGAAACCATGCCTCCCGTCAGCGGGAGCCAACTGCAGACTTTCAACCCTGTTCAACATGTGGATGCGGCCGAGAAATGACCTGTCCGGACAAGCCGGGGCAACTCATAAACTGGTTCCTCTGCTCCCTGTGCGTCCCGCGGGCGCGGAAGCTCTGGAGCAGCCGGCGTCCCAGGACCCGGAGGAACCTTCTGCTGGGCACCGCCTGCGCCATCTACCTGGGCTTCCTGGTGAGCCAGGTGGGGCGCGCCTCTGTCCAGCACGGAGGGCCGGCCGGCAAGGGCCCGCACCTCAGCCGCGACTCCGCCGAGGTGCCCTTTCCTGAGATACCCTTGGATGGAACGCTGGCCCCGCCCGAGCCCCAGGGCAATGGGAGCACGCTGCAGCCCAACGTGGTGTACATCACCCTGCGCTCCAAGCGCAGCAAGCCGGCCAACATCCGTGGCACGGTGAAACCCAAGCGCAGGAAGAAATACGCGGTGGCTCCTTCGGCCCTGGGGCCGGAGGCTTGGGTTGGACCATCCTTTCAGCCTCGGGATGCTGCGGGGGCGGCTGATGCTGAAGTGCCTGGGCATGTCCAGGGAGGACACCTGGGGGGGCCACCCTGGAGGGGGATACAGGGTCCGGGAGTGCGAGGTGGCCGCTTGGACTTccagctgccccaggccagggagAGCAACATCAGGATCTACAGCGAGAGCGCCCCGTCCTGGCTGAGCAAAGAAGACATCGGCCGGATGCGCCTACTGGCGGACGGCGCGGTGGCGGGTCTGCAGCCGGCCGGGTCCAGGAGCGGAGCGCGCCTGCTGGTGCTGGAGGGGACCCCGGGGCCCTCCGCGCCCGCCTGCGGCCCCAGCCCCTGTGGCCTGCTCAAACAGCCTGTGGACATGAGCGAGGTGTTTGCCTTCCACCTGGACAGGATCCTGGGGCTCAACAGGACCCTGCCCACCGTGAGCAGGAAATCCCAGTTCATCCCAGGTAACCGTCCCCCGCGCGTGGTTATTTGCAGCTGTTGGGGGATTCGGGctgattttcctcttttccctcaatccctttttctaaatgattttctCCGCCCACGTTTCACATTtggacagcagcagcagcgtGTCTTTCCAAGCGCTTGGCATGCTTGAGTCTCCCGGCTTTGGGAGGATGTGCGAGTTCCAGGGAGATGCTGTTCTCCGCGGGCAAGAGTAATCCCACGATGTGCGATCAGTGCTCCACGTTCCCCTCACTGCACTTCCCAGAGGCTTATTACATCTAATTAAAGCCGTGGCAATTTGCATgatgaggagaggaagggggtgaAGCAGAGAACTTGCTGACAGTCAGGCGTATGATTAGAGAGGTTGCTATGGAAAGTCAGTAGGATTTTGTTCATTGGAAGTTTTGAAAAGTGAGGGGAAAGTGGCTTATCTTTCCATCTTCAATAGGGGAAATCTTTTTAAGAGGCTCCAAGCCAGACCAGGTTAGCCAGATCCACCCCCTTGCTTTTTCATGATGGATTTAACCCctttattttgcaaagaaaatgaggcaaaaagagGTGATTTGTTCTGTATATGTACTAACTAGCCATGTGGTTTCTCCAAGCCCGTGACTTTGATTCATGGAGCCTGAGGGCCAAGACGCTCGCAAGTGACAGTCATTTTGGCAGGTGTACAGTCAGCCACTTCAGCTGCAGGCACAAGGGCTAGTCTGTGGCCACACTCATGCCAAATAAAGAATTTTCTCTGCATCCCAAAGCTATTCCAGGCTTTGAGTACAAAGTCAGGTGGGTCCACGACTTGCGTTTGAAAGCAGAGTGATCCTGGAAGTTGTCACCCTGAATCCAGGCTGGTCCAAGAGGCTAAAAAGGACCACAAAGAGATGATAAACTCCAAGTTTATTTCCTTACTCCCTGTCACCATACAATTTAGCATTTCAGCCCAGCTTCCGTGGGGTCTGGACTGGAACGGATAAAGCCTTGGGAGTGCCCAGGAGGCACACTGCATTTTCAACGGCTCTAGGAGTATAATTTAGTCTCAGAATGAGTACTTACGGAAGTACCCGTGATTGACTTAGAGAGACTTGGCCTTCCTTCCTTACCCCGGTTTGTGGCTAAGTGCTGCAGGTTGACAGGTGTGTTTTGATGTCTCACGTCCCAAGTCACAAAGCTGTCTACCATGCTGCTGCTGACATGAGAAAGCCTCTCAAACAGTCCATCAGATGTTGGTGAGGGCTCACGATTTGCTAAGCACTGTGCTCACTGATTCATAGAATCCGCACACGCCTTGACTCCTGTGTATCCCGCAACAGTGCAAGGAGGTAGGTTCTCTGGTTACTTCCACTTAGTAGATGAGAACATTGAGGCTTATTTAGGCAAAGTAACTGGCCTCAATGGCCACCGCCAATGTTAATGGCTAAGCTGGGTTTCGAACCAACTTCAAAAGGTCAGTTCTTAGCCATTGGGCTTAGGTGACAATACTGCTTCCTGTCCAGACAGGAGCACCCTGGAGACAAGGATGATGTTGGCAGGCGTTGGGGCAACAGACACACGCTGAGGCTGTCCTGGGCCAAGCAGGGCAGAGGGTCGCCCTGTTATGCTCTCTTGCTGTCTATTGTGATGTCATAAAGTCCCCAAAGAGGTGCTTGAATATATCTGGAGGCATGGCACGCCCATCTGTCCTTTAACTTCCCTGGGATGCTCCTGGGTGGAAGTTGGGAGAGTAAAGCAGTGGTGAAGACCCTGGGCTCTGGAGCTGagctgcctggatttgaatttaCCAACCACGTGACCTGGAAATGTCACagcatctctctgtgccttggtgtcTTCAGTTGTAAATGGCAATGATGCCTACCTCGGGAGGCTGTTGTGAGTTAATACATAGAAAACACGTGGACCTGGTGCTTGACACGCAGGAAACCTCTAATAAGTAAGTATTGGCTATTTTTGCTACTACACGAGGCATGTGAGGTATTCACTGAGGTCACTCACATAGCCTCCAATCCTCACgtgtcatttcttttattttttaattgaagtatagttgatttccaatgttgtgttagtttctggtgtatagcaaagttattcagttatacacacacacacgtatatattcttttcagattcttttccattatagtttattacacaatattgaatatagttccctgtgctgtacagtagggcctggttgtttatctattttata from Camelus ferus isolate YT-003-E chromosome 2, BCGSAC_Cfer_1.0, whole genome shotgun sequence includes these protein-coding regions:
- the GASK1B gene encoding Golgi-associated kinase 1B; protein product: MTCPDKPGQLINWFLCSLCVPRARKLWSSRRPRTRRNLLLGTACAIYLGFLVSQVGRASVQHGGPAGKGPHLSRDSAEVPFPEIPLDGTLAPPEPQGNGSTLQPNVVYITLRSKRSKPANIRGTVKPKRRKKYAVAPSALGPEAWVGPSFQPRDAAGAADAEVPGHVQGGHLGGPPWRGIQGPGVRGGRLDFQLPQARESNIRIYSESAPSWLSKEDIGRMRLLADGAVAGLQPAGSRSGARLLVLEGTPGPSAPACGPSPCGLLKQPVDMSEVFAFHLDRILGLNRTLPTVSRKSQFIPDGRPRPVILWDPSLCPTSNETHSSVKLTWGTYQQSLKQKCWQNGRAPRPEWGCTDVHHHEWSKMALFDFLLQIYNRLDAHCCGFRPRKEDACVQSGRMPRCDKQDSVALQHIVQRKQDPRHLVFIDNKGFFDRSEDNLNFKLLEGIKEFPESAVSVLKSQHLRQKLLQSLFLDKVYWESQGGRQGIEKLIDVVEQRARILLTYITAHGAKVLPMNE